Below is a window of Synechococcus sp. PCC 7335 DNA.
ATATTAATGAGCGCCTAGAGATGCTGAATCGACTGTATCAACAGCAGCGTCAAACCTTGATTACCTCAGAACTGTTGGATATTGTCTCAGGGTTTGAAGTTCTGAAAGGAAAAGCGGATCGCTCTTAGCATCACCAAAGAGCATCACTAAAGCGCGACATTGAAGATAGTCTGCAACAGACTAAAGGATGTGCGCTCAATAACATATTGGCTATGCATCGATACGCTGTAAGGTCATAGCATATAGGCGATCCAACAAACCTAAGTCACTGCCGAGACGATTCCCCTACCGTGGAACGGTAGGAACCCGCGTCGTCGTACTCCGTGATCATGACTGTTTCTCCAGATCAACGACTACAGGGTAAGCAATATTTTTGAGGAAGTTGTGAAGGTAAGTCGGACTAGAAGGCTGTATTTCTAACGCTGTACCAATACAAAAACGGCGACAGCTAGCACGAAGTAGCCAAACCCCTTTTGCAGCTTGCTCGCCTCAATTGATTTAGAAAGCTGGCTGCCTAAAACAGTCCCTAGCCCGGCGGCCAGCGTAAAAGACAGCGTTAGCCCCCAGCTGATAGAGACCTGATCGAGATAGCCCATAAAGCCTACTGCGGAGTTCAATGCAATGATCAACAAAGAAGTGCCTACCGCTGTCTTCATTGGAATTTGGCTGAGCAGTACCAACACTGGGATAATCAGGAAGCCGCCCCCACGCTCACAAACCCAGTCACAACGCCGACACCCAGGCCCTGCACTGCAATTGTCAGCCAGATAGGAAATCTTCGAGTAAATAGTCTTTTTGATCCAGATCTTTTCGATTCGAATCTTCTTGATTTGGGTCTCTTCGATCCAGAGTTGTTTGATCGAGACAGTGCCGCGCTAACTTCTGGGCGCTTGGGCCGACTTGATCCCTTTGTAATCATCAGCAAGCTAGCGGCCAACATCACTAGCCCAAAGCAAACTAGCTGCACAGCATCCGTAATAAAAGGCAGCTTCACTAGCTGAGTGCCTAGATAAGCGCCTACCATTGCAGCGGGGGTAAACCCTGCAACGATTTGCCAGCTAACGTGACCCTGCCGGGCATAGGGAATTACGCCTAGCAAGCTAACGCAACCCACAATGAACAAACTCATGGCGATCGCACCTCGGCTACCTACTCCCATCACATAGACCAAGATAGGCACCGCCAAGATAGATCCACCGCCACCAATCAGGCCCAGACTCAGGCCAATGCCAATCGCTAAAATATGGCCTAAAACGATCACTTTCATCTGGGTCAGATCCTTTAGAGACTAGCAAGGACACTCAAGCTAAAAGCTAAGCGGCTTTTTTACCGCAGTGTTCATTAGCAGGCACTGCTTCCATAATCTTCTTCGGATCGGGCAGGTCTAGGTTGTTCATAAGCTGAACAAAGTCTGCGCGTTCACGCAGATGTGATGGGTCGGCATCCGTCTCTACAAACCGAGGATTCCAGCGCTTTTCTTCACCGATGGTGGATACCGTTTGGCCGTGATAGTCGTGAGCTGGATATACCCGCGTGCTATCGGGCAAGGTGAACAGCCGCTGCGTAATGTGGTCATAGAGCGTTTTGGCACTGCCCCCTTGAAAGTCCGTGCGGCCACAGCCGCGAATCAGTAGCGCGTCGCCAGTCAGAACTCTGTCTCCTTCTACTAAATAAGCCATATGACTATCGGTATGGCCATGCGTTTCAATTGCCTCGATAGTGACACTGCCAACTTTTAAGATCTGGCCATGCTTTACAAATTCACTAGCGCAGTCTGTATGTGCATTTTCAGGAACTAGCCCCTTGCAGCCAGTGCGGTCTCTGATTTTGCCAGTTCCGGTAATGTGGTCAGCGTGAATATGCGTTTCTAAACAGAACAAGAGAGTGAGATCTAGCTCACGAATAAGCTTCAGATCTCGATCTACATTCTCTACGACGGGATCGACCAGAACTGCTTCCTGAGTCTGCGGATCGGCAATCAGGTAGGTGTAGGTACTTGACTCGTCATCAAACAGTTGGCGAAATAACATGATAAGAATCTCCTATTCTTTGTTGAAGTGGTTCTTTGAAGTAGTATGAGTAGCGGCTTTGAAAAAATTTACTGGCGAGCTTCGTAGTAACTAAAAGCAAACATGCCAGCGATGAGGGCTAGGACAAACAGTACCGGATTCCAGCTACCGAGCACCAGCGCGGTAATGCCAGGCCCAGGGCAATAGCCCGAAAGACCCCAGCCAATGCCGAATAGAGCAGCGCCCAGCACCAGCCTGCTGTCAACGTCGTTGCGGCTGGGCACATAAAATTTGTCTGCTAGCAGCGGCGTTTTACGGCGTAGCACAAAGCGAAATGCAACAACCGTAAAGGCCACTGCCCCCGCTAGTACAAACAGCAACGTCGGATCCCAGGTGCCCGCTAGGTCTAGAAACCCCAGCACCCGCTGCCGATCGATCATTTGCGAAAGGCCCAGTCCGACGCCAAAGACGATGCCCGAACCCAACGCCAAAAAGTCTTGTTTTATAAGCTGTTTCATTGTGGTCTCTCTAAGGTCTTAGAATAAATGTCGCGTGATAAATACAGTAATAAACCCGGTGGCCAAAAAGGTCAGCACCGCCACCAAAGAGCGAAATGACAGTCGGCCCAGTCCGCATACGCCGTGCCCACTCGTACAGCCATTGCCCAAGCGTGTGCCAAAGCCGACTAATAGCCCGCCTGCAATCATAGAAACTGGCGCGAATTCAGATACTGGGGTCGGCTGAGGTGCGATCGCCCCTTCGTACAGCCCGCCGCCTAACAGCAGCCCAGCGATAAACAGCCATCGCCAGCGACTATCACGCCCCAAGCGAATGGCACCGTTCACAATGCCGCTAATGCCCGCAATTCGACCGTTGAACAGCAGCAACAAAGTCGAGCTTAGGCCAATCAGCAGGCCGCCTAGCAAAGCCGTCGTCAAATTAAAATCCGCCATAGCAGCGATTCTCCAAATAGTGGAAACTATTCAATCTTGTTTAATCCATGGAGCGAATATTCGCTTTGCCATAGTGATTTGTCGAATTAGCTTTATATTTATTATATAACTATATAATTATACAAAATGAGCTATTGTATTTAGAATCTCTAAAAGGCGGTTGAAGACCTTACGAGGTAGCCGTGAGTTCTTCAACCCGACGAGTTTGTTGTTCAAGCTGAATAGAGAGCGACTCGCACACAATTTCACAGAGCTGGAAGAAAGCGGGATTAGCAATTTCGTAGTAGGCCGATACGCCACGAGGCTGCCTTGAGACAATGCCTGCTTGAGAAAGTAGCTTTAGATGTTTCGAGACGTTTGCTTGACCTAATCCTGTTTGTTCGATAATCTCGGTGATATTATGCGGGCCAGTCTTGAGGGTGCAAACAATCTGCAACCGACTGGGTTCGGAGAGCACTTTGAAGAAATTGGCAATCAGCGCTAGCGACTCAGGAGAAAGCTGAGCTACTCTATTCGCAGAAGTCGCTTTAGCTGGCTGATCCTTCCTAGCCGATTTTTTAGTCGCTCTCGACACGGTGAGTCTTTTCCTTGTAGTATCTGCCTTCAGTATTTTTCTTCGGTACCTTCATCCAGTACTTTCGTTCAGTACTCTGGTAAATACAGAAAACAGCTTTATTTACCTCCATTATATTACTGTATAACGATTAAGCAATCAGTTTGTAGACGCTTTCTAGCGCAGGCAAACCTACACAAGAACCGCCTCAATTGGCCTTCTCAGCGAGCTGGGCATCGGCTGAGCCCGGCCAAAGCGAACCAACAAATCCGGTCTGACCTGGCCTAGCCCTAACGCTTGAGTGAGTCGCGATCGCAGATCAGACTCTTCAACTGGCTGGTTGATAAACGCATTCCGAATGCCTAGAGCGGTAGCTTGAAGGGCAAATCGTTCGTAGCAGCGGCCTACCTCTATCCAATGAGTCCGGTCATTTACCTCAGAGACAAAGACGGCCACGCCTGCAGAACTGCGGATATGGCGCGCGTACTTTTCATTTTCGGCGGGCACTTGCAGCAGCAGTGGAAACAGCGGCTCGCCTAGCCAACGGGGAATAGATGGCTTGCCAGATGTTTTACCAGATAGGCCGTCTCCTTTTTTAGCAGCTTCGCGATCGCTAAACCGAATCCAAGACTTCAGCTCTTGTAAAAAAACGGAATTGGTCATTTGAGCAGTATTGCCTTGCACCACATATTTGATTATGGTTTCGATCTCCTCTGGCTCAGTGAGCATCACAACACGTACGCCGTTGCCAGTGCCAGCAGATTCTAGCTTCCGAAGCTCGTATTCTCTCAGCGGCTGTCCATCGTACTCACTGCGCGTACACTGTCGAACGGGAATCGCTTCAAACAGGGGACTGGTCTTAACGGCAGCAGGCTCAAGCTCGATGTTGATTGTCCCTGCGCCTGTGTCGTCAAAAGTGACTTGCCCAGAGAGGCCAAAGGCATCGGCAGCCTGAACCAGATTTTCGGTGGCGCAGCCCAGCGAAACATAGAGATGATGATTGTCTGGATCGACGACCGGACAGCGCCGAGACAGATCTGGCAGGATGGCGATCGCATTCTCTTTGATCTGAAACTGCCAGCACTGAGTATTGTGGCTAGAGGCCGCTAAGGTAGCGTATTCAATCAGTTCCTTTAGCTGAGCTTCGGTAGGGTGTCGCATCATCGTCAATCACCTCGCACAACACACAAAAGCTACAGACAACTTGTGAGAAACCTGTGAAGATCGACTAGCCAACACCTCACCCAACTATCGTTGTTTTACAACAATTTAGACATCACAAGATCCTCATCTTTTCCATAGACTCTGGTATAAACGGGTCATTGAGAGAAAGACTATGATGCGCGCCATGCTATTGAATAAACCAGGTCAACCTCTGCGGCTAGCCGAACTGCCCATTCCTCAGCCGGGGCCGCATCAGGTGCTGCTGCGCGTTAGAGCCTGTGGGGTTTGTCGCACCGACTTGCACATCATAGATGGTGAACTGACCGCGCCCAAGCTGCCGTTAATTCTAGGCCATCAAATAGTCGGCACAGTCATCAAAACAGAGAATCACGCTTCTGTGTTTAAACCCGGTCAGCGAGTCGGCGTTCCTTGGCTAGGCCAAACCTGTCAGCACTGCCGCTATTGCCTCAACCATCAAGAAAACCTTTGTGACAATGCGCTATTTACTGGCTACACCCTGAACGGTGGCTATGCGGAATATGCGATCGCCAACCAGCAGTTCTGCTTCCCTATTCCAGACACCTTTCCCGACTTGCAGGCTGCGCCGCTGCTATGCGCTGGGCTCATCGGCTACCGGGCCTATCGAATGGTCAAAGACGCCAAACGTATTGGATTTTACGGCTTTGGCGCAGCTGCCCATATACTCGTTCAGCTCGCCCGGTTTCAGTCTCGCGAAGTTTATGCCTTCACCAGGCCTGGAGACGTAAGCAGTCAACAGTTTGCCAAGCGACTGGGCGCCGTCTGGGCAGGCGGCTCTGATGAGCCACCGCCGGAGTTATTAGATGCTGCGATTATCTTTGCACCTGCCGGATCACTGGTACCTGCGGCGCTCAGGGCAGTCATCAAAGGTGGCATTGTTGTTTGCGCAGGCATTCACATGAGTGACATTCCAGCTTTTTCCTACGATATTTTGTGGGGAGAGCGGCAGGTACGCTCTGTGGCTAACCTTACTCGTCAAGATGGCGAAGACTTTCTTCGACTAGCGCCTCAAGTGCCGATCAAAACAGAAGTGACTCGCTTTTCGCTGGAGGCTGCTAACGACGCGATCACCGCCTTACGTGCAGGCCATATAGACGGCGCGGCAGTTCTAGTCCCCGAGACTCATCGATGAATTGATATTTAACGAGTTCTTTTAGCTGAGCTTCGGTAGGGTGTCTCATCATAATCAACCATCTAGCACAGCATACAAAAGCCACAAACAATTCATCAGAAGTCTGTGAGTCACTGTAGAAGAACGTAGCGCTAAACACATGCGTAAACAGATTACTAAGCTACCTTTGCTTTGACTGCCACTGCCCAAATATCTTAGCTCTGCTGACTAAGAATTGTATTGACCAGCATGGGAGAGTCATAGAATGTGCGAAACTACAGAGAATCTTAAGAAACATAAGACCTTCAAATCGCAATTCTTTTTAACCAAGCCCAATAAAAACTTAACGGAGGCTCGAAAGAAAGCCGTAGAGAAGTTTTCTTCCTAGCTAGTTCCATTATGAAAATCCTGATTCTGGAAAGCGGCCACAGTATAGGCCATTTTCCACAGAACAGTTCTTTGGGCGATCGCTACGAGCTAGATACGGCAAGATATACAGAGGCCAAATCTCAGCTAATCATGGAACCAAATAGAAACACTGCTGACTACGATCTGATCGTATTAGATACCGCACATCAAGATAGCTCGGGATTGGCTGATTCGAATCTAAGTGGGATTGCTCTATGCCAGCGGCTACGCGCCCAAAGCATCGAGACGCCCATACTGCTGTTGATAGACCCGCAAGATAACTGCGAGGACATTGCTGCGATCACAGCGGACGCAGATGATTATGTGACAAAGCCCTTTGACCAGAAGACGTTACTTACTCGGATTGCGTTTTTGTTGCACCGTGAGCGTCACAAGCGATCGCAGCAGCAAGCACAAATGTATCAAGCGTTGGTAGAGACCTCACCCAACATCATCGAGCGCTTCGATACAGACTTGCGTCATCTCTATGTTAGTCCTCAGTTAAAAGAGATTACAGGCATTCCGGTAGAACAGTTCGTTGGCAAGACCTGTCGTGAGCTGGGCCTGCCGACAAGCATGGTAGATCGCTGGGAGAGCGCAGCGCGTCGGCTATTGAGCGAAGGTCAGACCCAGACCATCGAGTTTGAGCTACCTACGGATGCGGGTCTACGTTACTTTGAAATGCAGCTAGCGCCAGAGCTAACCAAAGGGAAAGTCATCCAATCAATTCTGTGTATCTCACGAGACGTGACGACTCACAAACAGGTTGAACTAGCCTTGAGAACGCAAAAAACCAAGCTGCAAGGGCTTGCCAACAATGTACCCGACATGGTTCACCAATACATTTTGCGCGCTGATGGCACCGAGGCGTTCACCTACGTGAGTGCTGGCTGTAGAGATATCTGGGAGATGGAGCCAGCAGCGCTGTTGCAGAATGCTCAAAGGGCTTGGTCGCTCATACATGCAGAGGATGTAGAACGAGTGCGGCGTATGGTTGAAGCGGCAGCGCGAGATTTGCAGCCGCTAGACTTTGAGTTTCGGGTGTTGCCACCTTCTGGCGGACTGCGGTGGATCAGGACAGTTTCGCAGCCAGAGCGACAGCCTAATGGTGACATGCTTTTCAATAGTTTCATGCTGGATGTGAGCGATCGCAAACAAGCAGAACACAGGCTTCAAAAACAGCTAGACCAAAAGCGGCTGCTCAGCAGCATTACAGATTCTATTCACCGAACGCTCGATCTCGATCAAATTCTCAAGACTGCAGTCGATCAGGTTCGCCATCTTCTACAGACAGATCGCGTCCTTGTCTTTCGATTTAATCCCGATTGGCAAGGCATTGTCGAGGCCGAATCGGCTAGCGCTGACTGGCCTGCGACACTGGGTATGGATATCAAAGACGACTGCTTCAACGAAGAATATGCAGAGACTTTCCGCAGAGGGCGAATTAGAACCATCTCAGATGTCAACACAACCACGGTCGATCCCTGTTATGTAGAGCTTTTGAAGCGCGTTCAGGTGCGTGCCAATCTAGTTGTTCCTATCTTGCAAGGCGACTATTTGTGGGGACTGCTAATCGCCCACCAATGCGCTGCCCCTAGACAATGGCAGCCAGAGAGCATTCAGCTACTAGAACAAGTTGCCACTCAGCTAGGTATCGCCCTTCAGCAGGCAGAGCTATACCAGGCGACCCGTCGCGAACTCGTAGAACGCCGCGAGATCCAAGTGGCGCTGCAAGCGAGTGAAGCCCGGTTTCGCGCACTAAGCGCCTTTGCGCCAGTCGGCATCTACCAAACCGACCTGCAAGGCCGCTGCATCTATACCAATGCTAAGTGGCAAGAGATTGCCGGAATAACCCTAGAAGAAAGCCTTGGAGACAGCTGGGGACAGGCGATTCATCCTGACGATAGAGAACGTGTATTCACAGCTTGGAATCGGTTTGTTGCTGGAGAAAGCGACTTTTCGATGGAGTTTCGTTTCTTCAACAAGTTTGAGAAAGAGGAACGCTGGGTTTTTGGGCGGGCGATTGCGATGCGGGCACCTAACGTCTCAAAGAGAGAGCCCGCTTCCACTGAAGAATCGCTGAGTGGGGACGCTAGAGAATTGCCCACAGGAGAGATCATTGGCTACGTCGGCATCAATGAAGACATCACCGAGCGCAAATGCACCGAGCGGAAGCTTCGAGAGCAGGCAGCTTTGATAGATATTGCCACCGACGCGATCTTTGTTCGCAATTTGTCAGGCCAGATTACTTTCTGGAGCAAAGGAGCCACCAGACTATACGGTTGGCAGGCAGAGGAAGCCCTTGGGAAAACCGCTCAGCAGCTCTTGAAAAAGAGAAATGGTGCAGCCCTTCAAACCGCCCTGACGATAGCGCTAGAGCAGGGCTTTTGGCAAGGCGAACTCACTCAATCGACCAAGACAGGCCAAGACATTCTAGTGGCGAGCCGTTGGACGCTGGTGCGAGACGAGGCGCAACAGCCCAAGTTCCTGCTAGAAGTCAATACCGACATCACCGAAAAGAAACAGCTCGAAGCTCATTACTATCAAGCTCAGAAGCTCGAAAGTCTAGGCCAGTTAGCTGGCGGCATTGCCCACGATCTTGGCAACATTTTGACCCCCATTCTTGGCATTGCTCAGCTCCTACGTCTAACGCTGACAGATGCCAATGCCTCAACT
It encodes the following:
- a CDS encoding TSUP family transporter — encoded protein: MKTAVGTSLLIIALNSAVGFMGYLDQVSISWGLTLSFTLAAGLGTVLGSQLSKSIEASKLQKGFGYFVLAVAVFVLVQR
- a CDS encoding sulfite exporter TauE/SafE family protein: MKVIVLGHILAIGIGLSLGLIGGGGSILAVPILVYVMGVGSRGAIAMSLFIVGCVSLLGVIPYARQGHVSWQIVAGFTPAAMVGAYLGTQLVKLPFITDAVQLVCFGLVMLAASLLMITKGSSRPKRPEVSAALSRSNNSGSKRPKSRRFESKRSGSKRLFTRRFPIWLTIAVQGLGVGVVTGFVSVGAAS
- a CDS encoding MBL fold metallo-hydrolase; translation: MLFRQLFDDESSTYTYLIADPQTQEAVLVDPVVENVDRDLKLIRELDLTLLFCLETHIHADHITGTGKIRDRTGCKGLVPENAHTDCASEFVKHGQILKVGSVTIEAIETHGHTDSHMAYLVEGDRVLTGDALLIRGCGRTDFQGGSAKTLYDHITQRLFTLPDSTRVYPAHDYHGQTVSTIGEEKRWNPRFVETDADPSHLRERADFVQLMNNLDLPDPKKIMEAVPANEHCGKKAA
- a CDS encoding DUF6691 family protein, with product MKQLIKQDFLALGSGIVFGVGLGLSQMIDRQRVLGFLDLAGTWDPTLLFVLAGAVAFTVVAFRFVLRRKTPLLADKFYVPSRNDVDSRLVLGAALFGIGWGLSGYCPGPGITALVLGSWNPVLFVLALIAGMFAFSYYEARQ
- a CDS encoding YeeE/YedE family protein — encoded protein: MADFNLTTALLGGLLIGLSSTLLLLFNGRIAGISGIVNGAIRLGRDSRWRWLFIAGLLLGGGLYEGAIAPQPTPVSEFAPVSMIAGGLLVGFGTRLGNGCTSGHGVCGLGRLSFRSLVAVLTFLATGFITVFITRHLF
- a CDS encoding helix-turn-helix transcriptional regulator, yielding MSRATKKSARKDQPAKATSANRVAQLSPESLALIANFFKVLSEPSRLQIVCTLKTGPHNITEIIEQTGLGQANVSKHLKLLSQAGIVSRQPRGVSAYYEIANPAFFQLCEIVCESLSIQLEQQTRRVEELTATS
- a CDS encoding zinc-dependent alcohol dehydrogenase family protein, coding for MMRAMLLNKPGQPLRLAELPIPQPGPHQVLLRVRACGVCRTDLHIIDGELTAPKLPLILGHQIVGTVIKTENHASVFKPGQRVGVPWLGQTCQHCRYCLNHQENLCDNALFTGYTLNGGYAEYAIANQQFCFPIPDTFPDLQAAPLLCAGLIGYRAYRMVKDAKRIGFYGFGAAAHILVQLARFQSREVYAFTRPGDVSSQQFAKRLGAVWAGGSDEPPPELLDAAIIFAPAGSLVPAALRAVIKGGIVVCAGIHMSDIPAFSYDILWGERQVRSVANLTRQDGEDFLRLAPQVPIKTEVTRFSLEAANDAITALRAGHIDGAAVLVPETHR
- a CDS encoding PAS domain S-box protein, with the protein product MKILILESGHSIGHFPQNSSLGDRYELDTARYTEAKSQLIMEPNRNTADYDLIVLDTAHQDSSGLADSNLSGIALCQRLRAQSIETPILLLIDPQDNCEDIAAITADADDYVTKPFDQKTLLTRIAFLLHRERHKRSQQQAQMYQALVETSPNIIERFDTDLRHLYVSPQLKEITGIPVEQFVGKTCRELGLPTSMVDRWESAARRLLSEGQTQTIEFELPTDAGLRYFEMQLAPELTKGKVIQSILCISRDVTTHKQVELALRTQKTKLQGLANNVPDMVHQYILRADGTEAFTYVSAGCRDIWEMEPAALLQNAQRAWSLIHAEDVERVRRMVEAAARDLQPLDFEFRVLPPSGGLRWIRTVSQPERQPNGDMLFNSFMLDVSDRKQAEHRLQKQLDQKRLLSSITDSIHRTLDLDQILKTAVDQVRHLLQTDRVLVFRFNPDWQGIVEAESASADWPATLGMDIKDDCFNEEYAETFRRGRIRTISDVNTTTVDPCYVELLKRVQVRANLVVPILQGDYLWGLLIAHQCAAPRQWQPESIQLLEQVATQLGIALQQAELYQATRRELVERREIQVALQASEARFRALSAFAPVGIYQTDLQGRCIYTNAKWQEIAGITLEESLGDSWGQAIHPDDRERVFTAWNRFVAGESDFSMEFRFFNKFEKEERWVFGRAIAMRAPNVSKREPASTEESLSGDARELPTGEIIGYVGINEDITERKCTERKLREQAALIDIATDAIFVRNLSGQITFWSKGATRLYGWQAEEALGKTAQQLLKKRNGAALQTALTIALEQGFWQGELTQSTKTGQDILVASRWTLVRDEAQQPKFLLEVNTDITEKKQLEAHYYQAQKLESLGQLAGGIAHDLGNILTPILGIAQLLRLTLTDANASTQEQIDILEKSAQRGTKMVRQILTFAQGSPESKTTADISALLQEIVDIVRQGFPSSIEVRLEMSLLEDDPGHKAVAVDSTHLHQVLMNLCVNARDAMPNGGVLTIVLDQVSVTEAAARKDPEVLAGHYMVVTVADTGAGIASEVRDRIFDPFFTTKTPDQGTGLGLATVLGIVRKAGGFLKVLSELGQGTEMEVYLPIVEAQY